GTAAGTGATAATCTTTTTGGACAATATTTTATGAAACTTGGCCTAGGAGCCATAGCACTAACCATGTTTTTTGCTGCACTGATAGCCTTATTAAGCATATGGTTTTTGACCAAAAATTTGCTTTTAATCACAAAAACCGTTAGAAGTTTCCAAGAAGGAGATTTAGATGCTCGCATAGAAAATCCTGATGCGTCTGATATTGCAATTTTAGCTAATTCCTTTAATGAAATGGCAGATACTATAGTAGACAATATGGATAAAATGAAATCGGTAGATCTACTCAGAAGAGAATTAATTGCCAATGTATCTCATGATTTACGAACCCCTTTAGCTATTCTTAAAGGGTATGTTGAAACATTGCAAATGAAGAATGAAACTTTATCTGAAAATGATAAAAAAGAATACCTACAAATTACCCATGATAATATAGACAAGCTTTCAAAGCTTATCAATCAATTATTTGAATATTCAAAATTAGAAGCTGAGCAGGTTAGCCCGATAAAAGAACCTTTTTCTATAACAGAACTTTCGCATGATTTAATTGCGAAATTTAAAGTATTGGCCGATAAAAAGAACATAAGCCTTAAACTTAACAACCCCGAAGACAATTGTCTAGTTTTTGCTGATGTAAGTTTAGTCGAGAGAGCTTTACAAAACCTTATTGAAAATGCTTTAAAATATACTGAGGATAATGGTACAGTGACCCTTTCCTTACTCAAAAAAGGAAAAAATATTGAAATTAATATTAGTGATACAGGAACAGGAATTGCAGTAAGCGAATTGCCGTATATTTTTGACCGCTATAAACAAGTAGACAAAAGCACTAAGAAACAAGGATACGGCTTAGGCTTAGCTATAGTTAAAAAAATCATGGACTTACACGATACGACCATTACTGTATTGAGTAAACCCAAAGAAGGAAGTTCTTTTATTTTTAACCTACCTGCGTATCAGGTAAACTAAATGGGAGACAGATTGTTATGTTTTTGAAAGTTGAAAAACCTTCCAGCAATGGAAGGTTTTTTTCATTTTAACTACTATAACACTGTTACAAATCAGTAAAAAAACTGCTATACATATCTTTAAATTGATAGCCTTCTTCAAAACGATTCTTATTCAACTTCTTATAAGCTACGAGTCCCCAAAGTAATACTTCTTTTAAGAAATAAACATCTTTTTCAGCATACTCTGGTTGATATTCTTTTAGTAACTGATTTAAGGCTGGAATATCATCTAACGCTCTTTTATATTCCTCATCGGTATATTCATCTAAAAGTTCAAAACCGTCTCCTTCAAAAAACCAATGCAATAACTCATCATAAGGTGTTTCTTCTCCTTTTTTCTCTAATTTATTTATTTCAGGAAAATATGTAGGGAATAATGTTTTAACGGCATCATCAATTAAAATTGCAGCTACACCATCTGCCCCTTCTTGCTCTCCTTCATAAACCAATTCTATTTTACCTGTAATAGAAGGAATAATACCTAAGAAATCACTCAAACGAACCATTGTACTATCTGCTCCCGTTAATAATGCTCTACGTTCTGCTGTACTCAGTAAATTCTCAAAAGCTGTTATGCTCGTACGGGCACTTACTCCACTCTTTGCATCTACATATTCACTTTCACGAGCCTCAAAGCTAATTTGCTCTAATAAATCTTTTGCTATATCTGGAACATACACAGCATCTGTTTGTCGGGTATCTAACTTAGACTCTTGTTCTGTTATTTTGCGAGCAGTTGCTATATCTTCTGGATAATGCGTTAAAATCTGTGAACCTATTCTATCTTTTAAAGGCGTAACAATACTCCCTCTATTAGTATAGTCTTCAGGATTTGCAGTAAATACAAACTGAATATCTAAAGGTAAACGCAATTTAAATCCACGAATTTGAATATCACCTTCTTGTAAAATGTTAAATAAAGATACCTGAATCCGAGCTTGTAGATCTGGCAATTCATTAATTACAAAAATACACC
This genomic stretch from Cellulophaga algicola DSM 14237 harbors:
- a CDS encoding sensor histidine kinase, whose translation is MKKKEKTLTPKLIKKLWLAFVLIIVLMGASYIIITAYLANKYNEETTQRINANTANHVINEKFQKESPFLEDGSVNKALFGDLMHDMMAVNHSIEVYLLDKSGTVLYSVVLDHSGNAPMQSVSLAPINYFITTKGEKYVLGDDPRNHGEQNIFSVAPFNIDGREGFIYIILAGKDFQVVSDNLFGQYFMKLGLGAIALTMFFAALIALLSIWFLTKNLLLITKTVRSFQEGDLDARIENPDASDIAILANSFNEMADTIVDNMDKMKSVDLLRRELIANVSHDLRTPLAILKGYVETLQMKNETLSENDKKEYLQITHDNIDKLSKLINQLFEYSKLEAEQVSPIKEPFSITELSHDLIAKFKVLADKKNISLKLNNPEDNCLVFADVSLVERALQNLIENALKYTEDNGTVTLSLLKKGKNIEINISDTGTGIAVSELPYIFDRYKQVDKSTKKQGYGLGLAIVKKIMDLHDTTITVLSKPKEGSSFIFNLPAYQVN
- a CDS encoding MoxR family ATPase, with product MKLNYNEINTLGELKKAGYQSKSIKDELRDNLRDKIKNGEETFVGVWGYENSVIPELERAILSRHNINLLGLRGQAKTRLARLMVNLLDENIPVVGGSEINDDPLKPMSRYAIELIKDKGDATPITWLHRSERFSEKLATPDVTVADLIGDVDPIKAANLKLSYADDRVIHFGMIPRANRCIFVINELPDLQARIQVSLFNILQEGDIQIRGFKLRLPLDIQFVFTANPEDYTNRGSIVTPLKDRIGSQILTHYPEDIATARKITEQESKLDTRQTDAVYVPDIAKDLLEQISFEARESEYVDAKSGVSARTSITAFENLLSTAERRALLTGADSTMVRLSDFLGIIPSITGKIELVYEGEQEGADGVAAILIDDAVKTLFPTYFPEINKLEKKGEETPYDELLHWFFEGDGFELLDEYTDEEYKRALDDIPALNQLLKEYQPEYAEKDVYFLKEVLLWGLVAYKKLNKNRFEEGYQFKDMYSSFFTDL